GACAGTCCTGGACGATGGGAGAGGTATCCCTATCGATCCCCATCCATTTTACAAGAAATCCGCACTTGAAGTCGTAATGACGATTCTGCATGCAGGAGGTAAATTCGACAAGAACACCTATAAAGTCTCAGGGGGACTGCATGGAGTAGGGGTTTCTGTTGTAAATGCACTTTCGGAATGGCTTGAAGTAGAGGTATCAAGAGAGGGCAAGAAGTATTTCCAGCGCTATTCCCGTGGAAAGCCCGAGACTGGCGTCCAGGAAATCGGAGCGTCCGAGACTACAGGCACAAAAACCACTTTTAAGCCGGATACAAAAATTTTCGAAACAACGGATTTCAATTACGATATACTCTCAAGCAGATTAAGGGAACTTGCTTTCCTGAATAGGGGCCTTACTATCAGCCTCACGGATTTAAGAACCCCCGATGGGCAGGCTGATACTTTCACTTATAACGGCGGAATAGTAGAATTCGTTGAGTACCTGAACAAGAAAAAACAGCCTCTCCATGACAAACCAATCTATTTCGAACGGCAGAGAGACGATATGGTAGTCGAAATTGCAATGCAGTACACAAACAGCTATGCTGAGAATGTGTACTCCTTTGCAAACAACATCAATACTCATGAAGGCGGAACCCACATTATTGGTTTCAAGACCGCCCTGACACGGGTTGCAAACGATTACGTCAAAGCCAACAAGCTCTCAAAAGAGGATATAAAACTTACAGGCGACGATGTGAGGGAAGGACTGACTGCAATCATCAGTGTCAAACTCCTGGAACCCCAGTTCGATGGGCAGACCAAGACAAAGCTAGGAAATAGCGATGTCAAAGGCATAGTAGACTCCCTTGTAACTGATGGGCTTGCCGAGTACTTTGAGGAGAATCCAAAGGTTGCAAATGTTATCCTTGAGAAAGCACTCCTTGCTCAGAAAGCCAGGGAAGCTGCAAAAAAAGCAAGAGAACTGACCCGAAGAAAGAGTGCTCTTGAAGTCAGTACCCTTCCGGGAAAACTTGCGGACTGTTCGGATAAAAATCCCGCAGTCTGTGAAATCTATATTGTGGAAGGAGATTCAGCAGGCGGCTCGGCAAAGCAGGGCAGAGACAGGAGTTTCCAGGCAATTCTTCCTCTGCGGGGAAAGATCCTGAATGTGGAAAAAGCCAGGCTTGCAAAGATCCTGAAAAACAACGAGGTTGTTTCCCTGATTACAGCCATAGGCACAGGCGTCAGTGAGGACTTTGATCTTGATAGTGCACGTTACCACAAGATAATCATCATGACCGATGCCGATGTTGACGGAGCGCATATAAGGACCCTTCTCTTGACACTGTTCTTCCGGTACATGCGGCCTTTAATCGATGCCGGATACGTGTACATAGCCCAGCCTCCTCTTTACCGCATAAAGAAGGGAAAGGCAGAATACTACGTGTACTCAGACCGGGAACTGGATGAAAAGAAGAAAGAACTTGGGGAAAAAGGACTTACTATCCAGCGCTACAAGGGTCTTGGAGAAATGAACCCTGAACAGCTCTGGGAAACCACAATGAATCCTGAAAGCCGAACCCTTTTACAGGTAACCCTGGATGATGCAATCCGGGCTGATGAGATCTTCCGGATCCTTATGGGAGATGAAGTGGAGCCACGTCGGAACTTCATAGAAACGCATGCAAAAGAAGTTGTGGATCTGGATATCTGAGGTGGCTAAAAATGGCAAATGACCAAAAAGAGAACAAATCGGAATCTAAATCGGAATCTGAAATGAAAAAGTTTTATCAATCTACGCTTATCCCTGATGAGCAGGACGAAGAGCCGGAAGCAGAAGAACAGGAAACTGCACCCTACTCCATACCAGAGGAGCTGGATGAGAACGCTGAAATAACTCTACC
This region of Methanosarcina flavescens genomic DNA includes:
- the gyrB gene encoding DNA topoisomerase (ATP-hydrolyzing) subunit B, with amino-acid sequence MSDKQVYDASRIQVLEGLEAVRKRPSMYIGSTDSRGLHHLVYEVVDNSIDEALAGFCTRIDVTINQDGSVTVLDDGRGIPIDPHPFYKKSALEVVMTILHAGGKFDKNTYKVSGGLHGVGVSVVNALSEWLEVEVSREGKKYFQRYSRGKPETGVQEIGASETTGTKTTFKPDTKIFETTDFNYDILSSRLRELAFLNRGLTISLTDLRTPDGQADTFTYNGGIVEFVEYLNKKKQPLHDKPIYFERQRDDMVVEIAMQYTNSYAENVYSFANNINTHEGGTHIIGFKTALTRVANDYVKANKLSKEDIKLTGDDVREGLTAIISVKLLEPQFDGQTKTKLGNSDVKGIVDSLVTDGLAEYFEENPKVANVILEKALLAQKAREAAKKARELTRRKSALEVSTLPGKLADCSDKNPAVCEIYIVEGDSAGGSAKQGRDRSFQAILPLRGKILNVEKARLAKILKNNEVVSLITAIGTGVSEDFDLDSARYHKIIIMTDADVDGAHIRTLLLTLFFRYMRPLIDAGYVYIAQPPLYRIKKGKAEYYVYSDRELDEKKKELGEKGLTIQRYKGLGEMNPEQLWETTMNPESRTLLQVTLDDAIRADEIFRILMGDEVEPRRNFIETHAKEVVDLDI